The DNA window AGGGCTCCGCGTCCAGCGACGACGGCGCGGACGTCGAGGTGGGCGGCGGCGAGCTGACCATCTACGACAACCTTGACGCCAAGACCGGCGACCTGTGCTGGAAGGACCTCTGCCGGGGTCCGCACCTGCCCACCACCCGCAACATCCCCGCATTCAAGCTGATGCGCAACGCCGCCGCCTACTGGCGCGGCAGCGAGAAGAACCCGATGCTCCAGCGCATCTACGGCACCGCGTGGCCGTCGAAGGACGAGCTGAAGGCGCACCTGGAGTTCCTCGCCGAGGCCGAGAAGCGCGACCACCGCAAGCTCGGCAGCGAGCTGGACCTCTTCTCCATCCCCGAGCAGATCGGCTCCGGTCTGGCGGTCTTCCACCCCAAGGGCGGCATCATCCGCCGGGTCATGGAGGACTACTCGCGCCGCCGGCACGAGGAGGAGGGGTACGAGTTCGTCTACACCCCGCACGCCACCAAGGGGAAGCTCTTCGAGACCTCGGGCCACCTGGACTGGTACGCCGACGGCATGTACCCGCCCATGCAGCTCGACGAGGGCACGGACTACTACCTCAAGCCCATGAACTGCCCGATGCACAACCTGATCTTCGACGCGCGGGGCCGGTCCTACCGTGAACTGCCTCTGCGCCTCTTCGAGTTCGGGACCGTGTACCGGTACGAGAAGTCCGGCGTCGTGCACGGCCTGACCCGTGCCCGCGGCTTCACCCAGGACGACGCGCACATCTACTGCACCAAGGAGCAGATGGCGGAGGAGCTCGACCGTACGCTCACCTTCGTCCTCGGCCTGCTGCGCGACTACGGCCTGACCGACTTCTACCTGGAGCTGTCCACCAAGGACCCGGAGAAGTTCGTCGGCTCGGACGAGATCTGGGAAGAGGCCACCGAGACGCTGCGCCAGGTCGCCGAGAAGCAGGGCCTGCCGCTGGTCCCGGACCCGGGCGGCGCCGCGTTCTACGGCCCGAAGATCTCCGTCCAGTGCAAGGACGCGATCGGCCGTACCTGGCAGATGTCGACCGTGCAGCTCGACTTCAACCTGCCGGAGCGCTTCAACCTGGAGTACACCGGCCCCGACGGCAGCAAGCAGCGCCCGGTGATGATCCACCGTGCCCTGTTCGGCTCCATCGAGCGCTTCTTCGCGGTGCTCCTGGAGCACTACGCGGGCGCGTTCCCGGCGTGGCTCGCCCCGGTGCAGGCGGTCGGCATCCCGATCGGCGACGCGCACATCCCGTACCTCCAGGAGTTCGCCGCCGACGCGAAGAAGAAGGGCCTGCGGGTCGAGGTGGACGCCTCCTCGGACCGGATGCAGAAGAAGATCAGGAACCAGCAGAAGCAGAAGGTCCCCTTCATGATCATCGTCGGTGACGAGGACATGAACGCGGGCACCGTCTCCTTCCGCTACCGCGACGGATCGCAGGAGAACGGCATCCCCCGCGAGGAGGCGCTGGCGAAGATCGCCGACGTCGTGGAGCGCCGCGTCCAGGTGTGACCCGCCCCGGCGCGTGAACGGTGAGAGAGGCCCCCGGCGGGGCAGGTCAGCCCGCCGGGGGCCTCTCCTCGTCCTCCCGCGCGAACGTCTGGATCAGCCAGGCCGAGAAGGAGCCCGTCACCGCCCCCAGCAGCGCCAGGCCGCAGCCCATCATGCCCACCGCGATGAGCCGGCCGGCCCACGTCACCGGCGCCACATCGCCGTACCCCACGGTCGTCAGCGTCGAGCACGTCCACCACAGGGCGTCCCCGAAGGTACGGATCGTCGCGCCGGGAGCGGCGTGCTCCTGGTGGTAGACGGACAGGGCGCCGGAGAAACCCAGCAGCACCGCCGTCAGGCCCGCGTACGTGATCACCCGGGCGTGCAGGGTCAGCCGCGGCCGGTCACGCCTGCGCTGCACCGCCCAGTACACCCGCACCACGCGCACCGGGCGCAGCAGCGGCAGCACCAGGACGACGGTGTCCAGCCAGTGGGTGCGGACGAACCCCAGCCGCCGGCCCGACAGCCGCCAGCGCACCAGGTAGTCGGCGACGAACAGCGCCCACAGGGCAAGGGTCACCGCCAGGCACACGTCCCGCCAGGGCGGAGCCAGACCGGGGGCCAGCACGCGGACCGCGTACGAGGCGAGGAAGAGGAGCGACGCGGCGAAGAGCGGGAGCTCGGCCCGCGCCTCCCACCGACCCAGCGGACTGCCGTGATCGACATGCATCGTTCCAGCATGGCCGCCGGGCCTTCGGGAGCGCCCCGGCGACACGTTCGGCGGGTACCAAGTCATATGCTGCACTCCATGACGATTGAGCCGGAGCAGCAGATCGGAGTGGGGACGCCGGACGCGTTCCAGCGCCTGTGGACGCCCCACCGGATGGCGTACATCCAGGGGGAGAACAAGCCGACCGGTCCGGGGGCCGAGGACGGCTGCCCGTTCTGCTCGATTCCGGCGATGTCCGACGAGGACGGGCTGGTCATCGCGCGTGGCGAGCACGTGTACGCGGTGCTGAACCTGTACCCGTACAACGGTGGCCACCTGATGGTCGTCCCGTACCGCCACGTCGCCGACTACACGGACCTGGACGACGCCGAGACCGCCGAACTCGGTACGTTCACCAAGCGCGCGATGACGGCGCTGCGCACGGCGTCCGGGGCGCAGGGTTTCAACATCGGGATGAACCAGGGCGCCGTCGCCGGGGCGGGCATCGCGGCGCACCTGCACCAGCACGTCGTGCCGCGCTGGGGCGGGGACACGAACTTCATGCCGGTCGTGGGCCACACGAAGGTGCTTCCGCAGCTGCTGGGGGACACCCGCAAGATGCTGGCCGACGCCTGGCCGGCCGCCTGACCGGGCCGCCCCCCCCGGCCGCGTCAGGCGTCGTACACGTCGGCCTTCCTCGGTGCCGCGTCCTGGACCAGGCCGCTGAGGACCAGTGAGCGGTTGCTGAAGCGGTCGGTGTCCACGCCGTGGTCGTCGAGCACGCGGATGGCCGCCGCGTGGACGACGCGCAGGACGGGCGTGGCCGCGCGCATGGCGTCGTCGGCCATGAAGCGGTGCCGCCAGGGCTTCTCGGCCCAGGCGTGCCGCAGCCCGAAGGGTTCCGGAAGCACGATCTTGCCGCCGAAGTAGTCGAGGACCGGCGGGAACCAGGTGAAGGGCGCGCGGACGGCCAGGCGTACCACTTCGTTGGCGTCGACGAGCGGCTGCTGCTTGTCGACGGTCTCCCAGAACCTGACCGGCTTGCTGACCGTCACCGTCTTGGGCTTCGGCTTGGTGGTGAACAGCGAGTGGACCGGCCCCAGGGCGTGCCCGGTGACCTCGATGCGCAGCGTCTCGTGCAGCACGGTGACGGTGATCAGCATCGTGATGACCAGCTGGCCGTCCCAGAGCGTGAACTGCACCCCCAGGTAGTGGCGGTTTCCCGCGCCGAACTGCTGCTCGTTGCAGATCCGCTGTATCTCGTGGCCCTTGATCTGGAACGCGTCGACGTCCTGTCCGCCGGGCCGGCTCACCTCGTCCGCGTTCTCGCCGATCGGGGCGACGACCCAGTGCCGCACGGAGGGCTTGGGGAAGCCGCCCGTGTGCAGGGGGCCGCGTTCCAGCATGCGCAGCTGGTCGTGGATGGCGCGTACGACGTCCCAGCTGCGGAAACCGTGGATCTCCTTGCCGGCTTCGCGCGGGACGAGCTCTTCGGCGAGCTGCCAGCTGCCCCAGCGGGTCCCCATGCCCAGTATTCCCTTGGGTCCCGCGTAGAAGACCGAGTTGCTGTACTGCTCGGCGGTGAGCTTGGCGAGCGACTGGCGCAGCTGCTCGGCGGCGGATTCGTTGGGGTCGCGGGGGACGGCTTCGGGGATCTTCGCGCCCACGCCGCCACCCGAGAGCAGGGCCTCCCAGCGGGCCCTCATGTCCTTGGCCGTGGACTCGGTGATCCGCTTGGCCAGCAGCCAGCCGACGACCGGGGCCACGAGCATCGCCCGCAGGTAGATCGCCCAGAATCCGTCGAAGGGCAGTTTGACGAGGACGAGCAGGACCAGGCCGCCCACCGCGAGGAGGGCGGCGGTGCCGAGGGCTCCGGCCCGCTTGTCCTTGGAGCCCGCGATCGTACGGCGCAGCTGGAAGACGGCCAGCCAGATGAGCAGGCCCGGCAGGAAGAGCAGGCCGAAGAGCGCCATGACGCCGGTGAGCCGGGTGTCCCGCTCCTTACGGATGCGGGTCGCCGCGAGGCAGTGCTCGACGACGGTCTGCGGTTCGGTGCCGAAGGACTGGATGAGTGCCTTGCGGGCACCGCCGAGCATCCGTACCTGTACGGCTCTCGAAAACGCCTCGCCCAGGTTCGGTTCGAGGAGGGACAGCTTGCCCGGCTTCACCGCGGACTTGTGCCATTCGCTGTTGGCATTGAGGATCTCGGTCACCGGGCTGTCGCGGTACGCCGCCGAGGCGAGGGCCTGCGTCGCGGCCGTCTGGCCCGCCGAGCCCTGAAGCGGGACCTGCGCCCCCGGTGAGAAGTCGAACCCGTCATCCGCCACTGCTGCCCCCATCGCCGCACGCAACCGCCCCTGCGGCCTGTTCCCAACTGCCGTGCCCCGCACACCTTCCGAGTGGGGGCGCCCCGGAGCGTCCAGCGTATCCGGCGTGTCCGGGGACGGCCCCGGAATGACCCTGCCCGCCATGGGGCGGTGAAATGCCGCCCGCCGCAATCGAATTGGGCGGGCGGCCGGACAACTATGTCCCCGTTTCGGCCTGTTCGCGTATCTTGCCCGACAGGTTGGGCGGCATCGGTTCGTGGCGGGCGTACGAGCGGCTGAACCGTCCGGTGCCGTGCGAGACGGACCTCAGGTCCAGGGCGTACCGGCCGAGTTCGATCTCCGGAACCTCCGCCCGCACGAGCGTGCGCCCGTGCCCCGACTGCTCGGTGCCGACGACCCGCCCCCGCCTTCCCGACAGGTCGCTCATCACCGGTCCCACGTACTGGTCCGGCACCAGCACCAGCACCTCCGCGACCGGCTCCAGCAGGTGGATCTTCGCCTCGGCCGCCGCCTCGCGCAGCGCCAGCGCCCCCGCCGTCTGGAACGCCGCGTCGGAGGAGTCGACGGAGTGCGACTTCCCGTCGGTCAGCGTGACGCGCACGTCCACGAGCGGATGGCCCGCGGAGACCCCGCGCGCGGCCTGGGCGCGTACCCCCTTCTCGACGGACGGGATGAACTGGCGCGGAACCGCTCCGCCCACGACCTTGTCGACGAACTCGATGCCGCTCCCCGGCGGCAGCGGCTCGACGTCGATCTCGCAGATCGCGTACTGGCCGTGGCCGCCGGACTGCTTCACGTGACGCCCGCGCCCGGTCGCCGCCGCTCCGAACGTCTCGCGCAGCGCCACCTTGTGCGGTACGACGTCCACCCGCACCCCGTACCTGCTGCGCAGCCGCTCCAGCGCCACGTCGCGATGGGCCTCGCCCAGGCACCACAGCACCAGCTGACGCGTGTCCTGGTTCTGCTCCAGGCGCATCGTCGGGTCCTCGGCGACCAGCCGGGCCAGCCCCTGGGAGAGCTTGTCCTCGTCCGCCTTGCTGTGCGCCTGGATGGCGAGCGGCAGCAGCGGGTCGGGCATGGTCCACGGCTCCATCAGCAGCGGATCGTCCTTCGAGGACAGGGTGTCCCCGGTCTCCGCGCGTATCAGCTTCCCGACGCTCGCGATGTCGCCGGCGATGCAGCGGTTCAGAGTGCGCTGCTGCTTGCCGAAGGGCGAGGACAGGGCGCCGATCCGCTCGTCCGCCTCGTGAAGGTCCGGGCCGTCGTGACCGCGGTCCGTCAGACCGTGTCCCGACACATGCACCGTGTCGTCGGGCCGCAGCGTGCCGGAGAAGACCCGCACCAGGCTGACCCGCCCCACGTACGGGTCGGACGCCGTCTTGACGACCTCGGCGACCAGCGGCCCGTCGGGATCGCAGGTGACCGGCGGGCGCGGACCGCCCTCCGGGGTGGTGACGGCGGGCGCCTCGCGCTCCACCGGCGTCGGGAAGCCGCCGGTGATCAGTTCCAGCAGCTCGATCGTGCCGATGCCCTCCCGGTTGCCCCCCGCCGGCGGCGCGGCGGCGAGCACCGGATGGAACGTGCCGCGCGCCACGGCCCGCTCCAGGTCCTTGACGAGCGTCTTGTAGTCGATCTCCTCACCGGCGAGGTAACGGTCCATGAGGGTCTCGTCCTCGCTCTCCGCGATGATCCCCTCGATCAGTCTGCTGCGGGCCGCCTCGATCCGGGGAAGCTGCTCGCCGTCCGGCGCCGACTCCGCGCGCTCGCCGGACGAGTAGTCGAAGACCCGCTGCGACAGCAGGCCCACGAGCCCCTCCACGGGGGCGTGCCCGTCCGGTCCCTGGGGCCCGTACAACGGCAGGTACAGCGGCAGTACGGC is part of the Streptomyces agglomeratus genome and encodes:
- the thrS gene encoding threonine--tRNA ligase translates to MSDVRVFIQRDSEREERVVTTGTTAAELFPGERTVVAARVAGELKDLAYVVADGEEIEPVEISSEDGLNILRHSTAHVMAQAVQELFPEAKLGIGPPVKDGFYYDFDVEKPFTPEDLKAVEKKMQEIQKRGQRFSRRVVTDEAAREELADEPYKLELIGIKGSASSDDGADVEVGGGELTIYDNLDAKTGDLCWKDLCRGPHLPTTRNIPAFKLMRNAAAYWRGSEKNPMLQRIYGTAWPSKDELKAHLEFLAEAEKRDHRKLGSELDLFSIPEQIGSGLAVFHPKGGIIRRVMEDYSRRRHEEEGYEFVYTPHATKGKLFETSGHLDWYADGMYPPMQLDEGTDYYLKPMNCPMHNLIFDARGRSYRELPLRLFEFGTVYRYEKSGVVHGLTRARGFTQDDAHIYCTKEQMAEELDRTLTFVLGLLRDYGLTDFYLELSTKDPEKFVGSDEIWEEATETLRQVAEKQGLPLVPDPGGAAFYGPKISVQCKDAIGRTWQMSTVQLDFNLPERFNLEYTGPDGSKQRPVMIHRALFGSIERFFAVLLEHYAGAFPAWLAPVQAVGIPIGDAHIPYLQEFAADAKKKGLRVEVDASSDRMQKKIRNQQKQKVPFMIIVGDEDMNAGTVSFRYRDGSQENGIPREEALAKIADVVERRVQV
- a CDS encoding potassium channel family protein; this encodes MHVDHGSPLGRWEARAELPLFAASLLFLASYAVRVLAPGLAPPWRDVCLAVTLALWALFVADYLVRWRLSGRRLGFVRTHWLDTVVLVLPLLRPVRVVRVYWAVQRRRDRPRLTLHARVITYAGLTAVLLGFSGALSVYHQEHAAPGATIRTFGDALWWTCSTLTTVGYGDVAPVTWAGRLIAVGMMGCGLALLGAVTGSFSAWLIQTFAREDEERPPAG
- a CDS encoding HIT family protein: MLHSMTIEPEQQIGVGTPDAFQRLWTPHRMAYIQGENKPTGPGAEDGCPFCSIPAMSDEDGLVIARGEHVYAVLNLYPYNGGHLMVVPYRHVADYTDLDDAETAELGTFTKRAMTALRTASGAQGFNIGMNQGAVAGAGIAAHLHQHVVPRWGGDTNFMPVVGHTKVLPQLLGDTRKMLADAWPAA
- a CDS encoding elongation factor G-like protein EF-G2 — translated: MGEKTQSHPGAAGRAATADRPTSIRNVVLVGHSGSGKTTLAEALALATGAVNRAGRVEDGATVSDYDEIEHRQQRSVQLSLVPVEWDGIKINLIDTPGYADFVGELRAGLRAADAALFVVSGSDGVDGATRMLWDECAAVGMPSAIVFTHLEAARTDFDEMTQACAQTFGGDDPDAVLPLYLPLYGPQGPDGHAPVEGLVGLLSQRVFDYSSGERAESAPDGEQLPRIEAARSRLIEGIIAESEDETLMDRYLAGEEIDYKTLVKDLERAVARGTFHPVLAAAPPAGGNREGIGTIELLELITGGFPTPVEREAPAVTTPEGGPRPPVTCDPDGPLVAEVVKTASDPYVGRVSLVRVFSGTLRPDDTVHVSGHGLTDRGHDGPDLHEADERIGALSSPFGKQQRTLNRCIAGDIASVGKLIRAETGDTLSSKDDPLLMEPWTMPDPLLPLAIQAHSKADEDKLSQGLARLVAEDPTMRLEQNQDTRQLVLWCLGEAHRDVALERLRSRYGVRVDVVPHKVALRETFGAAATGRGRHVKQSGGHGQYAICEIDVEPLPPGSGIEFVDKVVGGAVPRQFIPSVEKGVRAQAARGVSAGHPLVDVRVTLTDGKSHSVDSSDAAFQTAGALALREAAAEAKIHLLEPVAEVLVLVPDQYVGPVMSDLSGRRGRVVGTEQSGHGRTLVRAEVPEIELGRYALDLRSVSHGTGRFSRSYARHEPMPPNLSGKIREQAETGT